A genomic stretch from Theobroma cacao cultivar B97-61/B2 chromosome 4, Criollo_cocoa_genome_V2, whole genome shotgun sequence includes:
- the LOC18602424 gene encoding uncharacterized protein LOC18602424 isoform X2, whose protein sequence is MANPPGNHQQEANHASSSFNGGNLSNGSTIPDSSGSGMKHNPGIALDWTLEEQAILDEGLKKFASESSIIRYAKIAMQLQNKTVRDVALRCRWMTKKENSKRRKEEHNLARKSKDKKERVADPSTKPAHFAARPNVPPYAPPMIPMDYDDGIPYKGELLERNAQAFNQISANLAAFQIQENVGLLCQTRDNIFKIMNDLNDMPDIMKQMPPLPVKVNDELAGTILPPSTHMMQS, encoded by the exons ATGGCGAACCCACCGGGGAACCATCAACAAGAAGCGAATCACGCGTCGTCTTCTTTCAATGGAGGAAACTTGAGCAACGGGAGTACCATACCCGACAGCTCGGGTTCGGGTATGAAGCATAACCCCGGTATTGCCTTGGATTGGACCTTAGAGGAGCAAGCCATACTCGACGAAGGGTTAAAAAA ATTTGCATCAGAATCGAGCATAATTCGTTACGCAAAGATAGCTATGCAGTTGCAAAATAAGACAGTCCGAGATGTGGCTTTGCGTTGCAGATGGATGACT aaaaaggaaaatagcaAGAGAAGGAAGGAAGAACACAATTTGGCCAGGAAAAGTAAAGACAAAAAG GAAAGAGTTGCTGATCCTTCGACAAAGCCTGCTCATTTTGCAGCTCGACCTAATGTTCCTCCATATGCACCCCCAATGATTCCTATGGACTATGATGATGGTATTCCGTACAAAG GAGAACTTCTGGAGCGGAATGCCCAAGCCTTCAATCAAATATCTGCAAATCTTGCAGCTTTCCAG ATACAGGAAAATGTTGGTCTCCTCTGCCAAACTCGTGAcaacattttcaaaatcatgaaTGA CTTGAATGACATGCCAGATATAATGAAGCAGATGCCACCACTTCCGGTGAAAGTGAATGATGAGCTAGCTGGCACCATCCTACCTCCTTCAACCCATATGATGCAATCATGA
- the LOC18602424 gene encoding uncharacterized protein LOC18602424 isoform X1, which translates to MANPPGNHQQEANHASSSFNGGNLSNGSTIPDSSGSGMKHNPGIALDWTLEEQAILDEGLKKFASESSIIRYAKIAMQLQNKTVRDVALRCRWMTKKENSKRRKEEHNLARKSKDKKERVADPSTKPAHFAARPNVPPYAPPMIPMDYDDGIPYKAIGGATGELLERNAQAFNQISANLAAFQIQENVGLLCQTRDNIFKIMNDLNDMPDIMKQMPPLPVKVNDELAGTILPPSTHMMQS; encoded by the exons ATGGCGAACCCACCGGGGAACCATCAACAAGAAGCGAATCACGCGTCGTCTTCTTTCAATGGAGGAAACTTGAGCAACGGGAGTACCATACCCGACAGCTCGGGTTCGGGTATGAAGCATAACCCCGGTATTGCCTTGGATTGGACCTTAGAGGAGCAAGCCATACTCGACGAAGGGTTAAAAAA ATTTGCATCAGAATCGAGCATAATTCGTTACGCAAAGATAGCTATGCAGTTGCAAAATAAGACAGTCCGAGATGTGGCTTTGCGTTGCAGATGGATGACT aaaaaggaaaatagcaAGAGAAGGAAGGAAGAACACAATTTGGCCAGGAAAAGTAAAGACAAAAAG GAAAGAGTTGCTGATCCTTCGACAAAGCCTGCTCATTTTGCAGCTCGACCTAATGTTCCTCCATATGCACCCCCAATGATTCCTATGGACTATGATGATGGTATTCCGTACAAAG CCATTGGTGGTGCAACAGGAGAACTTCTGGAGCGGAATGCCCAAGCCTTCAATCAAATATCTGCAAATCTTGCAGCTTTCCAG ATACAGGAAAATGTTGGTCTCCTCTGCCAAACTCGTGAcaacattttcaaaatcatgaaTGA CTTGAATGACATGCCAGATATAATGAAGCAGATGCCACCACTTCCGGTGAAAGTGAATGATGAGCTAGCTGGCACCATCCTACCTCCTTCAACCCATATGATGCAATCATGA
- the LOC18602424 gene encoding uncharacterized protein LOC18602424 isoform X3 codes for MQLQNKTVRDVALRCRWMTKKENSKRRKEEHNLARKSKDKKERVADPSTKPAHFAARPNVPPYAPPMIPMDYDDGIPYKAIGGATGELLERNAQAFNQISANLAAFQIQENVGLLCQTRDNIFKIMNDLNDMPDIMKQMPPLPVKVNDELAGTILPPSTHMMQS; via the exons ATGCAGTTGCAAAATAAGACAGTCCGAGATGTGGCTTTGCGTTGCAGATGGATGACT aaaaaggaaaatagcaAGAGAAGGAAGGAAGAACACAATTTGGCCAGGAAAAGTAAAGACAAAAAG GAAAGAGTTGCTGATCCTTCGACAAAGCCTGCTCATTTTGCAGCTCGACCTAATGTTCCTCCATATGCACCCCCAATGATTCCTATGGACTATGATGATGGTATTCCGTACAAAG CCATTGGTGGTGCAACAGGAGAACTTCTGGAGCGGAATGCCCAAGCCTTCAATCAAATATCTGCAAATCTTGCAGCTTTCCAG ATACAGGAAAATGTTGGTCTCCTCTGCCAAACTCGTGAcaacattttcaaaatcatgaaTGA CTTGAATGACATGCCAGATATAATGAAGCAGATGCCACCACTTCCGGTGAAAGTGAATGATGAGCTAGCTGGCACCATCCTACCTCCTTCAACCCATATGATGCAATCATGA